TCCTTGGTCCAGTCCTTGCGGCTGGGGTGATAGGGGGTCAGCCGTCTTTCGTAAAAATAGAGCGGGTAGGTGGCGTCCGCCGTAAAGCCGAGGTCTTCCAGGGCATTGACCATGGCGGTGCTTCCCCAGAGGCGCGGCGCGCGGAAGGAAGTGGTTCTTTTTCCCAGCGCCCGGCTGACAATATCGGCGGCCGTTTCAATCCGGCGGAAACATTCTTCCGGAAGCACGGGTTTCAGGCCGGGGATTGGAAAAAGCTCGTCGCCGATGGTTTCGTGGTAAAGCGTATGGCAGCCCACCTCGTGTCCGGCCTGGTCCGCCTTTTTCACAATCTGGGGATATTGCCTGGCGGCGTCGCCCACAAAAAAGAAAGTGGCCGTGATTTTCTGTCTGGCAAGCACCGCTAAAATGCGCGGTGTTCCCTTGAGCAGCCCCTCATAAAAAGGAGTCCAGCTGCCGATGTCCGTTTCCATGTCAAAACCCAGCACAACGATCGGTTTCATTGTTTATTGTTTGGCGCGCCGCGTTAGAACGCCGCGTTCATATTTTTTTATTTCGTTTAACCATTCAATTCCGGCGGGAACTCCCTGCCGCCGGCAATACTCGTTCCAGACAATGCCGGCCGGCATGGTTTTTAATTCTTCCAGCAACGCCAGGCGTCCGGTGTGGTTTCCCCGCCGTTCCATTTGCCGCAAGTTTGTTGCCGGCTCAAGCATGGCGGTCAGGAAAGCTTTCAACACGCCGCGCGCGGCGATCACCCATGCCGCGACGCGGTTAATGCTGGCGTCAAAAAAATCCAGGCCGATTTTCACGCGGCCAAGAAATCCGCCGCGGACAATTTCCTCGGCCAGGCCGCGCAGTTCGTCCGAAAGAATTGGCGCGTGATCGCTGTCCCAGCGGATGCCGCGGCTGATATGCAGAAGGATGCCGTCAAGATACAACAGGAGCGCCGATAACTTGTCGGCCACCGATTCGGTCGGGTGAAAATGTCCCATGTCCAGGCAGAGCATTTTGCCGTTGGCGACCGCGTAACTTAAATAAAAGTCATAAGAACCGGCCACGTAGGCTTCCGAGCCGATTCCGAACAGCTTGCCCTCAAGGGAATCAACGAGGTGGCGCGGGTTGAATTTCCGGGCAAAGATTTCATCCAGTGATTTTTTCAGAATTTCGCGCGGTTTTTTACGGTCAAACGGGATATCCTTGAAACCGTCCGGGATCCAGATATTGGTCACGCAAGGGGACCTCAATTTTCTGCCGATATCCGCGCCGATGCGCCGGCAGGCGGCCGCGTGTTCTATCCAGAACCTGCGACTGTTTTCGTTCCGGGCGGACAGAGTGAAGCCGGAAGCGGCGAGGGGATGGCCGAAAAATGTGCCGTTGAAATCCAGCCCGAGCCGGTTGGCCTGCGCCCATGCGATCCAGGCGGAAAAATCGCGCGTTTCAAGCTCGTTGCGTTGTTTTCCGGGCCGGCGCGGCTCGGCGTAAATGGCGTGGAGGCTGACCCGGTGTCTCCCCGGGATCAGGGTGAGCGCCTTGTGAAGGTCGGCGCGCAATTCTTCCCCCGAGCGCGCCCGGCCGGGATAGGAGCCGGTGCAGACCAGCCCGCCGGAAATGCCGGTCTCGTTCAAAAAACCGGTAACGTCGTCGCCCTGCCAGCAGTTGAGCGCAATGTTTATTTTCCGCAAGCCGGCGATGGCCTGTTCCGTGTTCACGCCCAGGCGCGCGTATTGTTCGCGCGCCAGCCGGTAGATTTTTTCAACTCCTTTGTCCTTCATGGAAACCGCTTTTTGCCTTTTCGGGTTACCGGCGCAGCGGCGCCAGTTTCAACGCGTTGCCGGAATAAATTTTTTCCAGTGTTTCTTCCGGCAGAGCGAGGTTGTTCAAGAAATCCTGGTGCTTGTTGTCAAAATAATCGCGTCCATAGAGAATACGGTCCTGGAATTCCAGCAGGAAATCCCTGGCGAATTCCGGATCGCGGGTCAGAGCGTTCAGTCCGGACCCGGCCGAAATGTCGCAGTATAAATTTGGATATTGCCGAAGCATGGCGATCAGTTTGCCGCCCGGCGCGATTTTGCCCTTGGGATAGGCGGTTTTATCGTGCTGTCCATCGCCGGAGATATGCGCCCAGAATCCCGGGGCGTGGCCGCAGAAAATTGTTTCCGGGCATGCGCCGACCGCGCGTTCAAACGCTTCCAGGCCGCCTCCGTACCACCAGTTCGGCCGCGGATATGCGGCGCCGGTGTCAAATTCATAATCAATATGTGCGATAACCGGAACATGTTTTTCTCCGCAGAAACGGTAGAGGCGGAGGGCGTCCGGGTTGTCATACATCATTCTTAATTTAAGCTCGCCGCAGACGCGCGCGCCGTAGATTTCCATGGCGGCCTGCAGCTTGTCAATCGCCTCGGCCCGGCGCGGATCAGGGGCGTAACCCAGGACAAACCTGCCCGGCGCCCGTTCCGCGCAGGAAACACAGCGTGCAAAAGGAATCGGGCCGTTTGCTCCGCCCGCGTCGGGAACGACGTTGCCGTAGGCGGGCGCGTATTCGTCAACCGGGCATTCCCAGCTCAAAAGCCAGGCAGCGTCAATCTTGAAAAGGGCCATGTTGGCCAGGAATTTGTCCAGGTTGTGTCCGTGCCAGTCGGGATGGTTGTGAGCGTCAATAATCATCTGAATGCCCGTTCCGCTTTTGCCAGAATTTTGACGATATCATCGGCTTCGGTCTTGCCCCAGCTTTCAAAAGAGGTCAAAACAAAGTGGTCGTTGATGGCCTGCAGGGCGTTGGGGCAGTTAAACACGCGCGGCGCATTGCCTTTGTAAAGCGGCGAGGACCACGGCAGCCGGCTCGTTCCGAAAACGCGCCGGTTCTTGAACCAGTCGTGCAGGTGCGGCATGTGTTTATAGGATGGGGCGACGATTAATCCTTCGGCGGCCAGCGCCCGGCAGTAGGTTTCCTTGTCGCAGGTTACGGCTTCCGGATGAAACCGGAGGCGCAGGAACCAGTAACTGGGTTTCCCCCCCTTGACTGTTTCCGGGAACGAAACGGAACGCAATCCGCTTATTCCCCTCTGAATCCATTGCGCCATCCGCCGCCGGCGCTGGATAATGCCGGGCAGTTTTTTCAATTGCGCGCCGCCGATGGCCGCCGCCAGGTCGTTCAGGTTCAGATTCAGCGCGGCGACGCAGTTGGTTGAGCCGGGCGGCATGAAAAACGGCTTGCCGCGGTCGGCAACGCGCCGGGCCTGATGGTATATTTTTTTACTGCGGGTATAGACGATGCCGCCCTGTCCGCCGGTGCAGAAATGTTTTCCGAACATGGTGGAAAAAGCGGCCGCGTCGCCGAAGGTGCCCACCAGCCGTCCGTTAATCGTGGCGCCGTGGGCCTGGGCGCAGTCTTCCACCACCGGGATACGGCGTTTCCGGGCAACCCGCATTATGCCGTTCATGTCGGCCGGTTCGCCGTGGATATGGGCCACCAGGATGGCGCTGGTATGAGACGATATCATTTTTTCAATCTGTTCGGCGCCGGCGTTAAAACTGCCCGGGGCGGTGTCGGCCACGACGGGAATGCAATTCAGCAGGGGAATCGGCATCATTCCGCCCGGATCGGTGATCGGGCTTACGATGATTTCGGTGAAAGGCTCAATATCCAGCGCGCGCAGGGCAGCGTAAACGGCGTTTGTGCCGGAATTGACGGCGTCCGCGTATCCGCCGCCCATGAAGCCGGCGAACTGTTTGCAAAACGCTTCTTCCTCGGGGCCGTTATAACCGAAAGCGTTGCCGGATGCGATGGCTTTGTCAAACAGCCCGTCAACCGCTTTTTTTTCTTCTTTACCCAGCAGTTTTCTGGGCGGCCATGGCCGGGAACGGACCTTCGGGCCGCCGTGCAGCGCCAGTTTCGGGCAGGAGCAGGAAGTTTTGCGGGGTGAAGTGCGGCTCATTATTTTTCCTTTCTATTTTGTATTTGCCGGAAGGGAGATGCCAGATTGTCACTGAAGTCCCGGAATGCTGGGCGCACCCTCCCACGGCTGGGGCACGTTCCAGGGAATATCGGAAGAATTGTTTGTGGATGAACAGCCTTGCAGTCCGATGAACAGCGCGCCGGCCAGAATAATACAGAGGAAAACCCAAGCCGGTGATTTGGCGCGGCGCGGAATAAAAATATGTTTTCGTGAAACTTTCAAAACATTAAACATGCTCCGCTTTGCGGAAGCGCACAGCGGGAGCAAAAGTTTTCAGCCGCGGCCCGGAAAAAACCACTTCAATAGAGGATGCCGTCGCCGTTTTGGGGTATTGTCTGCTGCCAGTCATTGATAATTTCCGCCACGGCCAGATCGTTCGCTATGCTTGCGAGCCGCACTTTGCCGACCAATTTGTCCATCCGGTAGACCATCAGCTCCAGGTCCGGCGCGGCGGTCTTGATGCTTTCAGGCGTCAGGCGCAATATCAGGAAATTCCATTCGGGATTGACATAGGCCACAACCCCCTGCCGGCCTTTCGGAATGATTTTTTGCTGGAGTTCCGGGAAAGCCTTGACTTGCAGAATGCCGATTTTATCCTCCAGGACGGAGACCTGGTCGGTCAGGTCCTGGTTTTCAACTTCCATCTCTTCCAGCCGCGCTTTCATGGCGTCGGCGGTGGTGATCAATTCGCTCTTCTGGCGCTCCAGTTTGCCGATGGCCACTTCCTTCTCGCTGATGATATTGTTTTTTTCCGCGATGACGCCTTCCTGTTCCTTGATCTTTGCGTTGGCGGCGGCCAGTTCCAATTTGGTGTTTTTTAGCTCGTCCTGGGTTTTGGCCAGGGTCAGCTTGGTATCGGCCAGTTCGGAGCGGGTATTGTTCAGACAAACCAGCTGGCTCTGGGCGGCCGTTATCAACCGGTTCAGCGGTTCATCCATTGCGGGCGGTCCGCCGGGTTTTGATTTAAACGTTTTCAGTTGATCGTCCGGAATTGAAAACATGACGTTAGTGGCGCCTTCGTTTTCAATGGTGGCGGC
The DNA window shown above is from Kiritimatiellia bacterium and carries:
- a CDS encoding polysaccharide deacetylase family protein, translated to MKPIVVLGFDMETDIGSWTPFYEGLLKGTPRILAVLARQKITATFFFVGDAARQYPQIVKKADQAGHEVGCHTLYHETIGDELFPIPGLKPVLPEECFRRIETAADIVSRALGKRTTSFRAPRLWGSTAMVNALEDLGFTADATYPLYFYERRLTPYHPSRKDWTKEGNMKILEIPNFADMTIKSRDKYGRDRDQWPLFRTKGAAALMKHIDNMLEFYARKKLPPVFCFYMHPWEFHEMPRGLIHFGEGSVKPDPFIVKNCGQRAARELDRLITLLKQRGAEFLSCRDLTGIFR
- a CDS encoding L-rhamnose isomerase, encoding MKDKGVEKIYRLAREQYARLGVNTEQAIAGLRKINIALNCWQGDDVTGFLNETGISGGLVCTGSYPGRARSGEELRADLHKALTLIPGRHRVSLHAIYAEPRRPGKQRNELETRDFSAWIAWAQANRLGLDFNGTFFGHPLAASGFTLSARNENSRRFWIEHAAACRRIGADIGRKLRSPCVTNIWIPDGFKDIPFDRKKPREILKKSLDEIFARKFNPRHLVDSLEGKLFGIGSEAYVAGSYDFYLSYAVANGKMLCLDMGHFHPTESVADKLSALLLYLDGILLHISRGIRWDSDHAPILSDELRGLAEEIVRGGFLGRVKIGLDFFDASINRVAAWVIAARGVLKAFLTAMLEPATNLRQMERRGNHTGRLALLEELKTMPAGIVWNEYCRRQGVPAGIEWLNEIKKYERGVLTRRAKQ
- a CDS encoding amidohydrolase family protein, with amino-acid sequence MIIDAHNHPDWHGHNLDKFLANMALFKIDAAWLLSWECPVDEYAPAYGNVVPDAGGANGPIPFARCVSCAERAPGRFVLGYAPDPRRAEAIDKLQAAMEIYGARVCGELKLRMMYDNPDALRLYRFCGEKHVPVIAHIDYEFDTGAAYPRPNWWYGGGLEAFERAVGACPETIFCGHAPGFWAHISGDGQHDKTAYPKGKIAPGGKLIAMLRQYPNLYCDISAGSGLNALTRDPEFARDFLLEFQDRILYGRDYFDNKHQDFLNNLALPEETLEKIYSGNALKLAPLRR
- a CDS encoding DegT/DnrJ/EryC1/StrS family aminotransferase, with the translated sequence MSRTSPRKTSCSCPKLALHGGPKVRSRPWPPRKLLGKEEKKAVDGLFDKAIASGNAFGYNGPEEEAFCKQFAGFMGGGYADAVNSGTNAVYAALRALDIEPFTEIIVSPITDPGGMMPIPLLNCIPVVADTAPGSFNAGAEQIEKMISSHTSAILVAHIHGEPADMNGIMRVARKRRIPVVEDCAQAHGATINGRLVGTFGDAAAFSTMFGKHFCTGGQGGIVYTRSKKIYHQARRVADRGKPFFMPPGSTNCVAALNLNLNDLAAAIGGAQLKKLPGIIQRRRRMAQWIQRGISGLRSVSFPETVKGGKPSYWFLRLRFHPEAVTCDKETYCRALAAEGLIVAPSYKHMPHLHDWFKNRRVFGTSRLPWSSPLYKGNAPRVFNCPNALQAINDHFVLTSFESWGKTEADDIVKILAKAERAFR